The Fundulus heteroclitus isolate FHET01 unplaced genomic scaffold, MU-UCD_Fhet_4.1 scaffold_141, whole genome shotgun sequence region TTTCtaatagtaatgagtaaatacGTGATAAATGCAATAAACAAACATGTAGAGAATAATACAAATAATCCTAACAATGAACAACAAAGTGTTTTGGTGTATTTTATAAATTGGATTTGGTCAACTTGCCTGTTGGGAGCAGTCGTAGAGCCGTTTGGTTTGATTGTATTTCTTATGTCTGTGTGCGGTACAGTAAGGCGGGCATCACGGAGGTGTTTGAAGGCCATCACGGTCCTGTGACCGGCCTGAGCTGCCACAGCGCTGCAGGACCCGTCGACTTCTCCCACCTCTTCATCTCCTCCTCGTTCGACTGGACCGTCAAACTGTGGAGCACGAAGGTGAGCGGCGCGCGCGCTGGATGTCCTTCGCCTCCAGGATCCCCGGCTAAAGTTCTCCTCTCCTTGTCCCGCTGCAGAGCACCCGGCCCTTGTACTCCTTCGAGGACAGCTCCGACTACGTCTACGACTCCATGTGGTCCCCCGCGCACCCCGCTCTGTTCGCCTGCGTGGACCTGTCCGGGCGGCTGGACCTGTGGAACCTCAACAACGACACTGAGGTACCCGCGCGCCGTGTGCCGTCTGCCGCCGCGGCAGTTGTTGCAACTTTTCCTTGAACCCCGTGAACTTGTCCACAGAcgtttctgcttgttttagtGAACTGTCGCGTGCACCGCAGGTTCCTACGGCCAGCGTGTGTGTGGAAGGGTCTCCCGCCCTGAACCGCGTCAGATGGTCTCACTCTGGGAAGGAGATCGCCACCGGGGACTCGGACGGACAGGTGCAGGTGTACGACGTAGGGGAGGTGAGTTGTCAGCCAGCTGGGAGATGGGCTGCTTTCAGTCGCTCGGTTTCCTGGCACAAGCCCAGTTTCTAAGCATAGTCCCTATGTTTTATGAGGTTTGTGTCAGGCCTGCCCCCTATCTTCTCCAAAAGCAGGGTCTACGTGTGTCTCGGATGCTCGTCCTGTTAGAGAACCAAGGTGTCCGAGGTTCAGACTTTGAGTGTCTGATTCTTTAGCTCTGGGGTTTAAGGATTTTCCAGGATATCAGCTTGAGCTTTGGCAGTTTCTGGGTTGTTCTCTAGAACATCCTTCATCCGAGCAGAGTACGTGTTGGGAAACCAACCAATTCAAAGGAACTCTACCGttcatagaaataaaaaagtattcaggCAGAACTGTGCCAGGACCTAGTTGATGGAAACAAATAGCTCACGGTTTCTCTGCCACTTGCTTAGGGACATTCAGACTAATATTAGCTGGGCTGTATGTATACATGTGAGCTTGGTGTACTGTTAAACCTTTGTGGATGAGAGGAAATCAGCGGCTCTTTGAAACCTGCACaccttttcaaataaaagttgtttgtCTTTAGTTTACTTGGGAACAAGAACCTGAACTAAAAGGCCAAGATGAACTGAAGCCCTCTAGCTCAGTACTGTAATTGACGCCCTTTCAGTTTTCTCTCTGAAACGGCGTTCTCATTGCAGAACTTTGCCTGACGTCTGGTTTCCCGTGTTCCTTCGTGTCTCCTAACAGCAAATCTGCGTGCCCAAAGCGGACGAGTGGACGCGCTTCGTCAGGACGCTGGCTGAAATCAACGAGAACAGAGACGAAGCTGAAGAACTGGCTAACGTCTGATcctataaccccccccccccaccacccaccTACTAACCTACTCCTCTTCAGTACACTACACATCTATAGCACATTGTACGACGCGGCCAGGAGAGCCGCGCTTCCTTCTCTGATTTCCAGCTTTTCCTTCCACCTGAACTTGGGCCTGAGGAGACGTGCAGAGCTAGAAAGTTTTAGATTAGAGAAAGAGCGCGCGCCAAGAGTTGGCTCGTAGCAGTCGTAGTTAGCAGATGAATTTAGGGGGGGCGGCACGGAGGTGACGTTCCAGCCTGATCCGGACTTCCAGCTTTGATTTCATCCTCAGGGCTCCAGAAACTGCTCCTCTCCTTAGGCCTCGACCgctatttttttacatatgcaAACCTTTGTACTTGCACCTTTTTATTACCATTTTGGGTGTTTTAGGTGATATTTTAACAGACACACTCACGCTGACTCGGAGGGCGAAGAGTATGGAAAGTTGAGCCGGGACGGGACGAGCACAACGAACGTCCTCAAGCATCCACGCTCTGGGGCTGGACAGGAGAGCGGCGCGCTTACCTTCTAATCGCAactatatttaatatttattactgCGGCTGCACttatttaaggattttattatgctaaaaaaagtgtttctttgtATCAAGTACAATCTGGAGTTTGGCTCTGCAAGCTTTGAATGTGTTTCTAGTTTGAATTTTCCTGACGCTACGATCCTCGTTTCCTGTAACCACGATTAACGCATTATTCTGCGCCCTTGTACTAAAAAGCAGGAGCTGTTTATTGACTTGTTCTCTTGAAGAGAAATGTAATACATGTTTTAAACGAAGGCACCCCTGAGAGACTGGAAACTCGTCCTTCTGGAGATGCACCAAGAGTTTTTGTCTGATTCATCGGTCCGATCAGCCACGTGGAAAAACTTGGCCTGGCTCCGATCACTGAACACATTTACGTGCTTCCGGGTCGGGCCTACAGCAACGGCCTAAGGTGCGGATGCTCCTGCTGAGCGGAGACTCCGAGGTTAGCAATTGTCGGTCTCAGAGAGGGATTTAAAAAAGGAACGGaggttaaaatgttattttaaaaggaGACGGTTTTCTACAGCACGCAGTCTCGGCTGTTAAAGAGAGCAAAACTTTATGAAGGGAACAGGAAGGCTGCGTTTACAGACAAGCTGCTCTTTTATGGATGGGttcagcaatttccctctgggattattaaagtatgtctcaTTCTGAAggtgctggatttggaaatgttggcggTCCTTTGGAAATCTCAGCTCAGCTCACACACACGCAAAGAGGCTGCGGTTGTGTTTTCATGTGAGAAAAATCTCTTTCTACAGGCGCTGCTTTCACACACGGCGTGAACTTTACGCCTCCGCTCCTAATATAATTGAttctggaaaaataaatcagacaaaaaaaattggtgcatcttcccttttttttttaacccctcgTTCATTCCATGATGCAACATCCAACCCTGAGCTAAAGCGGCAGCCATGTTCGGTGTACTACACACGCAGGATGAGTTCTTTCCAAACATCATTGTATTGTAACGATGTTCCTGCTCTCACTTtttcattgaaataaaaaataataataaaaaaaaacactcagaagAATCCAGATAAAGATAAAACCATatggatgatttatttatttaaaatacagtaattgAATTgagatacatttaatttaataataccTAATTCTCTGCTAATGATTCTTGTTTTAACAAGAAAACCGAAAGGAATAAGCTCTGTACATCAGTAAGAGTGACTCTCAGAGAGCGggacctgggggggggggccccGCCTTGCATTACATGGGCATTACAGCTTTAGTGTAATGAAACAGGCTGATCTTGTAACTTTTCCTCAGTACAGTTATACAGTATGTACAGTATGCAGCCTCCTGTTGCTGTGAGCGACGCCTCACAAGCTGCGCACATCACTCGGTTATATCCTATGCCCACCGCCCAGAAAGAGAAGTCCTACTCGCGCCGagcgtcagacaaaaaaaacaaaaaaattaatcatcTACTCatgagagacagacaggagtGCCCATGGTTCGCTTTTACACAAATGTTTTGAGAGAGGAACACGAAAAGATGGAGCCCTCCCCAACCCAGGAGCACCCAGCCACTGAAGATGCAACACAGTCAGCGCTCCTCTCCCATCGATGTCCGACTGCGGCCCGTTCTCGCCACCCGCGGCTGGTCGAGGGGCGAAAAGGCCGCTGGTGTGTCCTGTGGCGGTGGTCCCTGACGTGTGGAGTCCTGTGTTCTTCGTTTGCGTTGATCTAAGTGTCTGGCTCCTGGCGACTGGGAGGAGCGATGATGTGGAGCTGATGACACTTAAGGTGCCTGAGCTGGACCGGCCGCCTCCGAGAGATGGATGGAAGCGACGCCGGAGGACTTGAACTTGGGGAGGTGGAGGCCGAATTTGTTTTCCACCCCGGCGAAGGTAGCCGCGGCCAGGCGGTAGCCTCCCACGTGCTCGGCGTGGATGGGCGGAAGCTCTGCGATGCGAGACTTGGGCGTCGGTTCGGATCCCGCCGGGCGGCTGCAGAGGGCAGAGGAGACGGAGTCGTCACTCGCTGCACacacatttatgcattttcgTCTAGAGGCGCGCAAGGCAAGCCAAATCTAAGGTATTCTAGATTATAAAAACAGCTGTAGTGCAGATATGTACCTGGAGTCCAGCGCTTTTCAGTTTACGCACTTCAGGTTCGAATTCAATACAGTCCAGACTAAGTTTACACGTTTTCAGTTCCAATAGGACGACAGGGATGTTTATCGCGATTATTTGGGGGATTTATCACAATCAGAATACAAGTGTCAACGTATTTACAATAGATTTTATGGCTATGATCAGATGTCTAAGTCAAAGCCTCCAAACACCAATTCTGCTCTCCTAGAGCCAATGGATGTGAAAACAGCACACCGAATTCATTGCTATCATGATTAATCAAAGGTTTTGacgtaaaacaaaacaatgaaaggaTACACAGatcatttagaaaaataaaaatgtttctgcacTCTAGTCTCTGTTATCCTCACTTGTCCAGACCGGAGTGATCCTTCCATTAAATGGCAGACGTTTCCAGCCACACGTTTAAATCCCAACCTTTCTGTCTGATCATGCGCATTAGCAACGAGTTGAAACAACTAAGACATATTTATACTTTTAAACAGGCAAGTGTTTCAGTATTTTCATTCAACTTCTGTCTAATCagctttgcttgtttatacaAATCTAACAAGggacccgtttttttttttttttttaaagcccccAAAACACTTACTGTCCACCAAAATCAAGGTAGAACCACCGCTGCAACAGCTCGTAAGTCACCAGGGTCACACCAAACTGAGGGGAGGAGCGACACATACGAGctggagggggggaaaaaaaaaccataaaTGCTGTGCTTAAAACTGGAAAGAAgataaaaatgtgcttttattcaGGCGGTGCGGAGAGAAACGCACCTCCGGCTCCTTTCCACAAAGCGCTGAAGCCTTCCTCCCTCAGAATCTTTCGGAAGCAGTCGATGACTCCTGAGTAGGTGGTCTGTCCGGCTCGCGCTGCCACTTGCAGACGTGTCTTAATAACATCCGCGGGCGTGACGAGGGAGGCCGCGGGGATACCTgggaaacaggaaaacaaacgTACTTAGGCATGTGCTGAAAACGTGGAAAGGTAGCCGGGTTGAAGGCTTTCAGAACATCTGCGGTAACCACAGCTGTTATCACATCTGGTTCGTCGCAGATCTCTGATGGAAGAACCtaccatatttttttctctctcaattTAAACCAACTCAAAGCCATCCTGAAGAACCTGGAGCTGCTTCCACGACGCagagttaaaatgttttgttgctcCGGGTAGAAGACAAGGAGCGGGCTGTGATTGGACGTTACCTGCGATCGCTCCAGCAGTCAGAAGCTGCAGAGGCCCCAGTCTGCCTTGCTCGTCGGCTAGTTGAGTCTTGAGGTGAGCGTACGCGGGGAAGTAGATGGCCGAGAAGGGAATGTCCCTTAGGAAGCAGGCTTTAGCGCCCTGCACAGACACATGAAAACGCCATGAACTTGACGGGGAAGAGGGGAGGTGGACAGACGGGAAGCATGAgtgccagagagagagagagagagaatgtgaAAAGATCTAAATGCTCGCTGCAAAGTTCCAGAGAAGCTCACCTTGTACAGGCCGAAGAAGCCCAGGTCACGGACCACGCTCAAAGCACTGACTCGAGGCCCGGTGGTGATCTCACCCGCCACCTGCAAGCGGATCTTCACAATCTCCAGAGGGTTGGTGAAGATCACCTGAGAGCCGCCGGCCTGAATCCATAGAGAGATCAGAGGTTAGCAGCGGAAATGACGAGGCGGGAGGCAGTTCTTCATCACGCAGCTTCGTTGAGCTCAGAGAATATTACATTCTGATTAATAACCAACTTTGCCATTCGCTCAGCTTAAGTACTTATACTCGATGTACCATTGCATCTGCTAACAGTAACGGGTTTCAAAAAGGTATCCACGCAGGTTAAGCCAACATATGATGAGACTGCAACAGTCTGAGAGGGTACACACTAAGGAACATCGGGTTTCAAACTCATCAAGCAGACTCCAGCTACGTTCACATggacaaaaataatcagaataaaaatgcgtcatgtaaacaaagCCAATCTGAATATTGTGACCAGATTAAGATTAATCGGAATaaaattgtaatccgaatgacACGGGTgatttatgccgattgataatccgatcggCGTGCATGTCAACGCTTGTTatgatcaagttattctgaatgtggcgaGCTGACTTAAGTACGCATGTGCGGCCCGACGGACTTCCGCGTTGGCGAGTGCCGGAAATAGATTGGGAAGCAAATCTGTCTGGTATCCCggtacaacctttctgttcgaaaTGTTAGAAGAGttcaaaattgttatttactcagtaacgtttcaactgtaattagaaGTTGGAAAAAGTCCAGCTTGGGTGTTCTGAAGACAAACGAACTCGTACAAAAcggctttgtttgctatttgttgttgttcagtaaagacggaagtacttctgtgttttttagggaaatttgataactgcgtagtcagagtggttctattctggaTAAAGGCCTGgtgcatataaacgcacatAATGGTCAGATTATCTGATTGTGTGCCCATCCAAACTTTACAATCTgataatttcttttttccaaatacATTTCATCGATCAAGAAATGCTGTGCAACTGATGCATCCACCAACAGCACTCTTTGGGACTTACGCAGCCACCAGCCAGAATCTCAGCAAATAAAGGGATCGAGTCGTCTTTGCCAGTGAACTTGTCTCTCACGAAGTCATTTACctgggaaagaaaaataaaggcaGTCATAGGATTAACCTTTCAGCCCCTTTTTATTTGACACACCAACACAAAACAGCTCATAACTGAAGTGGATAGAAAAAGAGTGATGCTTTTCAAAAAGTGGAAACGTGGTGTACAGTTCTCTTGATCTGACGCCCCAGAATATAGTGATGTCACGATACCAACATTCTGGTACCAGAACCATGTATTTTGATAcgttttcaaattaaaagagaacacaaaaaatatcaaaagtgAGTCAAAAGTGCATGGATCAGGCCAGACatagaacatttttaattaggaGATCAAAGTCATAATCATGCCAGAATAAAGCGGTGATGACATGAAAGTAAAGTTGTGAtattaccagaaaaaaaaaacttgtataaTGAGCAGAAAACTTCGTTAGTTATCAAGATCTGATGTGATCAGCTCAAACAAACTGCAGACACAGCCAGAGCCGAGCATTTTAACACAGGAGAAggactgctctctctctctcttcaagcagagatttattttagtgcaaTGACGATTCAgggacaaaatatttatattaacaTCCAACATTGTAGAACAGGGCTGGATCAGCGGCAGCTTTGCACTTTTAAAGTGTGAACATGCAGAGGAACGGGTCGCCTTCGGCAGGCGGGCTgcaggcagcagcaggaggaagcaCCGACTACAGAGCATGGGGTGGGGGGTCACAGCAGCACTTACTGCTGGCTACAAACAGTAAACTGCAGACGGATCAATGCTTTTATGTGTTGTTGCCAAAGAGAAAAGTTGCTAGTCtcttctggggaaaaaaaagtcactagaggggtctgaaaactCACTAAATCTATTAacagtgtctctctctctctccccccaaCTCGCTACTCGTCTTCTCAGCGATGTCGGCAGCACTGCAGGTACCGGTCCCACCCAAATGCAGTATAGTACCGTTTTATATGCTGCAGTACCAAATTAGTACCGGTAAACCTAACAAtcctaccaaaaaaaaaaaaaaagcaattcttTTGAAATCTCATGCCATGGCGATTAAAGGACACAGAGAGTTTTTGGAGCAGCAATGAATAAATATTAGTCTGAATGAGAACTGAAGGACACATTGCATGAGGGGGATGAGAGGAGATGCTCACAGTGAGTTTGATAGCCTTCTCCGGTGCCACGCCGATGAGCTGAGGAACCAGACCTGTTGGGAATCAGAAGACAAAGATGTTTATGCCATTAACAataagagaccaaaaaaaagtgctgcGTGTTAAATTAAAGGCAAATAAAAGCAATGAGAAGATGAGCCCGTTGAAAGAGGAGCACAGGAAGTTGCTTTGTGCCTACCTCTATAGAAGCCGGAGAAACCTTCGTAGCGGAGCACCTTCTTTGCGCAGTCAAAGCTGTTCTTGTACATCAGCTCTCCAACGAACGAGCCTGTGGACCTCTGGTTCTGCATTCGGGTCTTCACCAAGTCGATGGGATACACCGCCGTGGCTCCAGTGGCTGCCGAAAGCATGGAACAAGCCGGGTTAGCCGGGCGCAAGCCAGAGAAACGTCGGGGCGTGGCGGAGCACGGGACCACCTACCTCCAGCGATGGAGCCCAGGGTGAACCTGTAGGCCGACTCTGCAATCTGGAGCCACACGGGCCTGGAGGTTTCCACGTGGGACTGATGGAGGAACAACGTACAGCGGGAAAACTGTGAGACTTTGCAATCGCAGATCGATAATTACGACCACTGTCAACtcgaattaaaaaaaaaccctaaaactATGCTGTTGTCTAAAAGACTAGATGTTTTAGACAACACCTCTAATGTTGGTCGTGATTCACTTTTTAGCCTCGTCATGCATGCATTAGGCTGAAATCCAATTCCAGACTGCACAAAAGCACCCACTAAAGTTAGCATTAACATCTTCAGCTCCACGTTAGCCCCCGTACAGTCTAGTGAGCAGACAAACAGCCCCCAAATCAAGATGGGTCCATCgttttaaaatgactaaaagGCCTAAGTCCTTTACTTAAAACTAAGCAATTGTCTCTTCACGTGACATCCTGCATGAGCACAGGGGACCTAATCACATGCATACCATGTACCGTTTATTTtaactacaaaaaaaatgcagattatTCAGTTGTTGCTGCAACCTCACGATTGCacaatcgtttttttttttttttgcaaacgaAGTAACATCGattaaaataaatccatcagtctataccaggggtgtcaaacatacggcccgcgggccggatctggcccgccgaacaatttagtccggccctgtggctaaatgcattatcattatttaaaaaaataaataaataatactttttttttttttttcccccagtgtcctgtctggcaatgtggcaataataattgctgtcttaatgccaaaaagagctcatcagatttgactttcacaagtggagcagtactgcttttgccatagtgctccacttgatttatgaatgtgaatagttttattatgattcatgcggggaatatctcaaatgatatggacactacaatgggaacgtaggagaggaaaggaagtacaagaagaaaaaaaaacaaaaaggtgaaagaaagaggagataaaaggaagagaatgataaaacaattattgaaaaaaacatgtacttcgtttcaattgaaaatatgcagttcctatattgtccacaagtggcgctgtgttttaattagcagattaagcttcaggtgtggaaaaatttaaatcatttcttaatttttatctgtttgatgtattttgtcatgtaggacagtgtttttaagttccaaaaatgtgaataaatgtttttcaacattgtataatcactgtgatcagttcttatgcataatgcacaagtaaatgtttaactgagtaaaagtattgttgaaattgcacatacttttcttaaaaacgctgaggttatttataatatattgtgtaaaagtgaaattaatttaatataaaaatcaacaacacattcattagttctatttaatcttgcaatgagtttactcgtgtggccctcctgagatcagattaagcggaatgcggcccctaaaccaaaatgagtttgacacccctggtctatacAGATACATCAATCAGAAGATGCTTAATAAGTTTGCCAAACATCCCACCTGTTTCTGGGTTTCAA contains the following coding sequences:
- the LOC105934220 gene encoding calcium-binding mitochondrial carrier protein Aralar1: MAVKVQSTKRGDPTELKTIFQKYASIVDKDGERFMTPGDFVQKYLGLQTQIHHNPKTVQLLAAVADTTKDGLISFQEFLAFESVLCAPDALFIVAFQLFDKTGTGTVSFENVRDIFSQTTVHHHIPFNWDCEFIRLHFGNDRQKQLSYLEFTQFLQELQLEHARQAFAQKDKEKNGAISALDFSDIMSTIRHHMLTPFVEENLVSAAGGSTAHMVSFSYFNAFNSLLNNMELLRKIYSTLAGTRKDTQVTKEEFVHAANKFGQITPMEIDILYQLSGLHSPSGRLNLADIERIAPLEEGSLPYNLVETQKQSHVETSRPVWLQIAESAYRFTLGSIAGATGATAVYPIDLVKTRMQNQRSTGSFVGELMYKNSFDCAKKVLRYEGFSGFYRGLVPQLIGVAPEKAIKLTVNDFVRDKFTGKDDSIPLFAEILAGGCAGGSQVIFTNPLEIVKIRLQVAGEITTGPRVSALSVVRDLGFFGLYKGAKACFLRDIPFSAIYFPAYAHLKTQLADEQGRLGPLQLLTAGAIAGIPAASLVTPADVIKTRLQVAARAGQTTYSGVIDCFRKILREEGFSALWKGAGARMCRSSPQFGVTLVTYELLQRWFYLDFGGHRPAGSEPTPKSRIAELPPIHAEHVGGYRLAAATFAGVENKFGLHLPKFKSSGVASIHLSEAAGPAQAP